The following are encoded together in the Poseidonibacter lekithochrous genome:
- the nudC gene encoding NAD(+) diphosphatase — protein MKNLYPYFSQNPLDRLDQVRADKKEFDRLLDDSNSLFLVFDDANIIVDEVNKKYLFSQDIFENYDVNKEEIVLLGSFEGITYFAFTLKDELKKDLSKIPLRESVNLDFINEDKFGILAQGASVLNWHNSHKFCSSCGASTSLTKAGWRRDCDVCKTEHFPRVDSVVIMLVTFGEYCLLGRGVNFKEGRYSCLAGFVESGESLEEAAKRELFEEAGIEGYDVEYVASQPWPFPSTLMIGMRMKAKSQELNLDPHEIADAIWVHKDEIKDVLSNKKTSTFTIPDKIAIARNLLEVWIEEK, from the coding sequence ATGAAAAACTTATACCCATACTTTAGTCAAAATCCTTTAGATAGATTAGATCAAGTAAGAGCAGATAAAAAAGAGTTTGATAGATTATTAGATGATTCAAATTCTTTATTTCTTGTTTTTGATGATGCTAATATTATTGTAGATGAGGTAAATAAGAAGTATTTGTTTTCCCAAGATATTTTTGAGAACTATGATGTGAATAAAGAAGAGATAGTTCTTCTTGGTAGTTTTGAGGGTATTACTTATTTTGCTTTTACTTTAAAAGATGAACTAAAGAAAGATTTATCAAAAATTCCATTACGAGAGTCTGTAAATCTTGATTTTATAAATGAAGATAAGTTTGGAATACTAGCTCAAGGAGCATCTGTTTTAAACTGGCATAACTCTCATAAGTTTTGCTCATCATGTGGAGCTAGTACTTCTCTTACTAAAGCTGGATGGAGAAGAGATTGTGATGTTTGTAAAACTGAGCATTTCCCAAGAGTTGATTCTGTTGTTATTATGCTTGTAACTTTTGGAGAATATTGTCTTCTTGGACGTGGAGTTAATTTCAAAGAAGGAAGATACTCTTGTCTTGCAGGTTTTGTTGAGTCTGGGGAGAGTTTAGAAGAAGCAGCAAAAAGAGAACTTTTTGAAGAAGCAGGAATTGAAGGTTATGATGTAGAGTATGTAGCCTCTCAACCTTGGCCTTTTCCTTCTACTTTGATGATTGGTATGAGAATGAAAGCAAAAAGCCAAGAGCTTAATCTAGACCCTCATGAAATAGCAGATGCTATATGGGTTCATAAAGATGAAATAAAAGATGTCTTATCAAATAAAAAAACTTCTACTTTCACAATACCAGATAAAATAGCTATTGCTCGTAATTTACTTGAGGTTTGGATAGAAGAAAAATAA
- a CDS encoding DUF6622 family protein, translating into MLEIIQNTPIWVFILFVFLVFLGLLQTKDKKLSINKILIFPAIMLLLSYLGVVSAFGFDIQSNISYLLGLGIGVYLSYFFKIPRKSTYDLKEGLFFIKGSFLPFYLIMSIFLLKYYVGVVTAKELEFIHDLSFVVLISLFYGLFSGVFLGRLLVLLKIKKGKDN; encoded by the coding sequence ATGTTAGAGATTATTCAAAATACACCAATATGGGTATTTATTCTTTTTGTATTTTTAGTTTTTCTTGGACTTTTGCAAACAAAAGATAAAAAGTTATCTATAAATAAGATTCTTATTTTTCCTGCTATTATGCTTCTTTTATCATATTTAGGAGTAGTTAGTGCTTTTGGATTTGATATTCAAAGTAATATTTCTTATTTATTAGGTTTAGGTATTGGAGTTTATTTATCATATTTTTTTAAAATTCCTAGAAAAAGTACTTATGATTTAAAAGAAGGACTATTTTTTATAAAGGGTAGTTTTCTACCTTTTTATTTAATAATGAGTATTTTTCTTCTTAAGTATTATGTGGGTGTTGTAACAGCAAAAGAATTAGAATTTATACATGATTTATCATTTGTAGTATTGATTTCTTTATTTTATGGTTTATTCTCAGGAGTCTTTTTGGGAAGGTTATTAGTCTTATTAAAAATAAAAAAGGGAAAGGATAATTAA
- a CDS encoding endonuclease/exonuclease/phosphatase family protein: MKIRVGTFNLFQFVEPPYSWYTKKEKFNNEQWEEKKAWIKKQVLSMNCDIIGFQEVFSRDALKILMNELGFEFFQTVDFAKTKDENKKVFVSTTVAIASKHPITNIQEVKAHIPSLKKHYFEGFFKFARIPIKANITLPNGIDTTFYICHLKSNRLNEFEYVFNKSHTLEQKKEQVDKALKDKYSKALKQRLCEASSLFFDIKKQKNKASVLMCDLNDKEFSITIEALTNNKYHDKNRKETFTLVDAYHQHDKKVYNPHPEAKDPKRPATSHFAGKGNVLDYIFISNDFNKKNKDRIAQISNYEILDGHLKDNPDGSLLKSDHAQVVCELEFL; this comes from the coding sequence ATGAAAATAAGAGTAGGAACATTTAATTTATTTCAGTTTGTAGAACCGCCATATTCATGGTACACAAAAAAAGAGAAGTTCAATAATGAACAATGGGAAGAAAAAAAAGCTTGGATTAAAAAACAAGTATTATCAATGAACTGTGATATTATTGGTTTCCAAGAAGTATTCTCAAGAGATGCTTTAAAAATACTAATGAATGAATTAGGATTTGAGTTTTTTCAAACTGTTGATTTTGCAAAAACAAAAGATGAAAATAAAAAAGTTTTTGTAAGTACTACTGTTGCAATTGCATCAAAGCATCCTATTACAAATATCCAAGAAGTAAAAGCACATATTCCAAGTCTAAAGAAACACTACTTTGAAGGCTTTTTTAAATTTGCTAGAATTCCTATAAAAGCAAATATTACTCTACCAAATGGAATAGATACAACTTTTTATATCTGTCATCTAAAATCAAATAGATTAAATGAATTTGAATATGTATTTAATAAATCACATACATTAGAGCAGAAAAAAGAACAAGTAGATAAAGCTTTAAAAGATAAATACTCAAAAGCATTAAAACAAAGATTATGTGAAGCATCATCACTATTTTTTGATATTAAAAAACAAAAAAACAAAGCTTCTGTTTTAATGTGTGATTTAAATGACAAAGAATTTTCAATAACAATTGAAGCACTTACAAACAATAAGTATCACGATAAAAATAGAAAAGAAACATTCACATTAGTTGATGCTTATCATCAACATGATAAAAAAGTCTATAATCCACATCCAGAAGCTAAAGATCCAAAAAGACCTGCTACTAGTCATTTTGCGGGAAAAGGCAATGTTTTAGATTATATATTTATCTCAAATGATTTTAATAAAAAGAACAAAGATAGAATTGCTCAAATAAGTAATTATGAGATTTTGGATGGACATTTAAAAGATAATCCAGATGGTTCATTACTAAAAAGTGATCATGCTCAAGTGGTATGTGAACTAGAATTTTTGTAA
- a CDS encoding NAD(P)/FAD-dependent oxidoreductase has translation MNTNYDVIVVGSGGAGMIAAITARKQGKNVLLLEKLPSLGAKLKATGGGKCNLTNTLSTEDFMTSFGRNGRFMTTAIGMLNKKDLLEFFLSIGVETDTKDGFRIFPKSHSSATIIKALHAELNRLEVDILCDMKVERLLFDGQSITGVQTTNEKFDAPNVIVATGGLGFPMLGANGDGYEFAKEVGHKVTDLYPAMLPVYVKEKWVADCTADTIAKAIVKIDLKKAKKLKAVGDLIFTSKGLRGPVILDFSREITPLLEKYDEVPLLINMVKGKSEDDIFQHLKKQASLKPDANVVELISSLLPASVSNALCLEVGADISKKFKDQSGQVRNDLVKIVSSTPLTVTESVGFKKAMITRGGVSLKEINPETMQSKIIDGLYFCGEVMDLDGPCGGYNLQWSFSSGNLAGHLYK, from the coding sequence ATGAATACAAATTATGATGTAATAGTTGTAGGTTCTGGTGGCGCAGGAATGATTGCTGCCATAACTGCAAGAAAACAAGGCAAAAACGTACTACTTTTAGAGAAACTACCAAGCTTAGGTGCAAAATTAAAAGCTACTGGTGGTGGAAAATGTAATCTTACTAATACTTTGAGTACTGAAGATTTTATGACTTCATTTGGAAGAAATGGAAGATTTATGACAACAGCAATTGGCATGTTGAACAAAAAAGATTTATTAGAATTTTTTTTAAGTATTGGAGTTGAAACTGATACTAAAGATGGTTTTAGAATATTTCCAAAAAGCCATAGCTCAGCTACAATTATCAAAGCTTTACATGCTGAATTAAACAGATTAGAAGTAGATATTTTATGTGATATGAAAGTAGAAAGATTACTTTTTGATGGACAAAGTATAACAGGTGTTCAAACTACAAATGAAAAGTTTGATGCTCCTAATGTTATTGTTGCTACTGGTGGATTAGGTTTTCCTATGCTTGGAGCAAATGGTGATGGTTATGAGTTTGCAAAAGAAGTAGGTCATAAGGTTACAGACCTTTATCCTGCTATGCTTCCTGTCTATGTGAAAGAAAAATGGGTAGCAGATTGTACTGCTGATACTATTGCTAAAGCTATTGTAAAAATTGATTTGAAAAAAGCTAAGAAATTAAAAGCAGTTGGGGATTTGATTTTTACATCAAAAGGTTTAAGAGGTCCAGTTATTTTAGACTTTTCACGAGAAATCACACCTTTATTAGAAAAATATGATGAAGTTCCACTTCTTATAAATATGGTAAAAGGTAAAAGTGAAGACGATATATTCCAACATCTTAAAAAACAAGCTTCTTTAAAACCAGATGCAAATGTAGTAGAGCTAATTAGCTCTTTATTGCCAGCTTCTGTATCAAATGCTTTATGTTTAGAAGTTGGTGCAGATATTAGTAAAAAATTCAAAGATCAAAGTGGACAGGTAAGAAATGATCTAGTAAAAATTGTATCTAGTACTCCTTTAACTGTTACAGAATCAGTAGGTTTTAAAAAAGCTATGATTACAAGAGGTGGGGTTAGTCTAAAAGAGATTAATCCAGAAACTATGCAAAGTAAAATTATCGATGGTTTATACTTTTGTGGAGAAGTTATGGATTTAGATGGACCTTGTGGAGGATATAATCTTCAATGGTCTTTCTCTAGCGGTAATCTTGCAGGACATTTATACAAATAG
- a CDS encoding DUF3179 domain-containing protein, whose product MKILVFLLLLVNSILSSTLNAHDARSFSLKFHSFAWKTNWEKHSIEYDELLNGGPLRDGIPPIDKPKFQNMKEASSWIKDNEPLIFVRIKDKTKAYPIQILIWHEIVNDTISDKNIVVTFCPLCNASIVFNRDIDGKTYDFGTSGLLRNSDLVMYDRQSESLWQQFTGKAIVGDLIDTELETINSSIVSFEDIKTHYPNTEILSKETGYFREYGNNPYSGYDDINQSPFMIKDDIDPRLAPMRRVATVSLNNKDKAYSYKILRDKKVINDEFENKKLTLFYKDQIASALDDKVISKSKDTGSVVIYDRNIDGKVYDFYYKDAYYDKQTNSKWNIFGKAIEGELKGTQLKTVVHGSHFWFAWAVFKPQTIIYK is encoded by the coding sequence ATGAAAATATTAGTTTTCTTACTTTTATTAGTAAACTCTATCTTATCCTCTACTCTAAATGCCCATGATGCAAGAAGTTTTTCATTAAAGTTTCACTCTTTTGCATGGAAAACTAATTGGGAAAAACATAGCATTGAGTACGATGAACTTTTAAATGGTGGTCCACTTCGAGATGGAATTCCTCCAATTGATAAACCAAAATTCCAAAATATGAAAGAAGCATCTTCTTGGATAAAAGATAATGAGCCTTTAATTTTTGTTCGAATAAAAGACAAAACAAAAGCTTATCCAATCCAAATTTTAATATGGCATGAAATAGTAAATGACACAATATCAGATAAAAATATTGTAGTTACATTCTGTCCATTATGTAATGCTTCTATAGTTTTCAACAGAGATATAGATGGAAAAACTTATGATTTTGGAACATCAGGTTTACTTCGGAATTCTGACTTAGTAATGTATGATAGACAAAGTGAATCTTTGTGGCAACAATTTACTGGAAAAGCAATAGTAGGTGATTTAATAGATACAGAATTAGAGACTATTAATTCTTCTATTGTTAGTTTTGAAGATATAAAAACCCACTATCCAAACACAGAAATTTTATCAAAAGAGACTGGATATTTTAGAGAATATGGAAATAATCCTTATAGTGGTTATGACGATATCAATCAATCCCCATTTATGATTAAGGACGATATAGATCCTAGATTAGCCCCAATGAGAAGAGTAGCAACAGTTAGTCTAAATAACAAAGACAAAGCATACTCATATAAAATTCTTAGGGATAAAAAAGTCATAAATGATGAATTTGAAAATAAGAAATTAACACTTTTTTATAAAGACCAAATTGCTTCAGCATTGGATGATAAAGTTATTTCAAAATCTAAAGATACAGGTAGTGTAGTTATTTATGATAGAAATATAGATGGTAAAGTTTATGATTTTTATTATAAAGATGCATATTATGATAAACAGACAAATTCAAAATGGAATATTTTTGGAAAAGCAATAGAAGGTGAGCTAAAAGGGACTCAGTTAAAAACTGTAGTTCATGGTAGTCACTTTTGGTTTGCTTGGGCTGTTTTTAAACCACAAACAATAATATACAAATAG
- a CDS encoding cache domain-containing protein: MKLSNLTARAIFFVAFISTLIAFLISIIFQYKIFKDETKLIKNDYIEFKKNEIKNEVNKVFNTISAKETIINNQIKDKLKDRVNIAYSIANTIYEKNKAIMSENQIKDIILTTLKDIHYQEKNSYYFINRNDGKAILFNKISKLHENINILNKKDLSGKYFVREQIKIAKEKEEGFLETYFVKPNSTNKKEYKKITYVKNIKAFDWHIGTGEYIDDMQEHIKDNILKDISTVRFGKNGYIFVNRLDKKALVFDGVKLPHAKDYPNDELYKEQLNAIKNKEGGYFFYKFKKLNTLKEYKKLAFVKKYEKWDWIIGTGVYIDQIDQDIIEREKKYTKNILNQISTIVFSFLILLFMIYYISRKMSLHLDKNISNLIKSFKLASKNYKKMDTDKLTYLEFKILGKSLNKILLSRNETEMKLQRYIKIVNENVIISSTDEKGYITSVSEAFCKISGYKESELLGQNHNVVKHHKMNSGIFKDMWIDIQNGNTWYGEIRNKNKIGGTYWVETFIQPEFENEKIIGYTAISQDISDKKRVEFLSITDELTKLNNRRFFNQVIENEISRSIRGDLYLSFMMMDIDYFKNYNDTYGHKAGDEALQEFAKVLKSHSNRISDCAFRLGGEEFGLVFTAEDEEKSLRFAELLRKDVEKLRIEHKTSKVADYLTVSIGLVVRKGKNIHDSANLYKLADEALYKAKNEGRNTVRTN, from the coding sequence ATGAAGTTATCAAACTTAACTGCAAGAGCAATCTTTTTTGTTGCATTTATCTCAACTTTAATTGCTTTTCTAATTTCAATAATATTCCAATATAAAATATTCAAAGATGAAACAAAACTAATAAAAAATGACTATATAGAATTCAAAAAAAATGAAATAAAAAATGAAGTAAATAAAGTATTCAATACAATTTCTGCAAAAGAAACAATAATAAACAATCAAATAAAAGACAAACTAAAAGATAGAGTAAATATAGCTTATAGTATTGCTAATACTATTTATGAAAAAAACAAAGCTATTATGAGTGAAAATCAAATAAAAGATATCATCCTTACAACTTTAAAAGATATACATTATCAAGAAAAAAACTCTTACTATTTTATTAATAGAAACGACGGAAAAGCAATACTTTTTAATAAAATTTCTAAACTACATGAAAATATAAATATATTAAATAAAAAAGACTTATCAGGTAAATATTTTGTAAGAGAACAAATAAAAATTGCAAAAGAAAAAGAAGAAGGTTTTTTAGAAACATATTTTGTAAAACCTAATTCAACAAATAAAAAAGAGTACAAAAAAATCACTTATGTAAAAAACATCAAAGCTTTTGATTGGCATATTGGTACGGGTGAGTACATAGACGATATGCAAGAACATATAAAAGATAATATTTTGAAAGATATTTCAACAGTTAGATTTGGTAAAAATGGTTATATTTTTGTAAATAGACTAGATAAAAAAGCTTTAGTATTTGACGGAGTAAAACTTCCTCATGCAAAAGACTATCCAAATGACGAACTGTATAAAGAACAATTAAATGCAATTAAAAATAAAGAAGGTGGATATTTCTTTTATAAGTTTAAAAAACTAAATACACTTAAAGAGTATAAAAAATTAGCTTTTGTTAAAAAATATGAGAAATGGGACTGGATTATAGGAACTGGTGTATATATTGATCAAATTGACCAAGATATTATTGAAAGAGAAAAGAAATATACAAAAAATATTTTAAATCAAATTAGTACTATTGTATTCAGTTTCCTAATTTTACTATTTATGATTTATTATATATCACGAAAAATGTCTTTACATCTAGATAAAAACATATCAAATTTAATTAAGTCATTTAAATTAGCTTCAAAAAACTATAAAAAAATGGATACGGATAAACTTACATATCTTGAATTCAAAATATTAGGAAAAAGTCTTAATAAAATACTACTATCAAGAAATGAAACAGAGATGAAACTACAAAGATATATTAAAATTGTAAATGAAAATGTAATTATTTCTTCAACAGATGAAAAAGGTTATATCACAAGTGTAAGTGAAGCATTCTGCAAAATCTCAGGATATAAAGAGAGTGAATTACTAGGACAAAACCACAATGTCGTAAAACACCATAAAATGAACTCTGGTATTTTTAAAGATATGTGGATTGATATTCAAAATGGAAATACTTGGTATGGTGAGATAAGAAATAAAAATAAGATTGGTGGTACATATTGGGTAGAAACATTTATTCAACCAGAATTTGAAAATGAAAAAATTATTGGATATACAGCAATCAGTCAAGATATTTCTGATAAAAAAAGAGTTGAGTTTTTATCAATCACAGATGAATTGACAAAACTAAATAATAGAAGATTTTTTAACCAAGTAATAGAAAATGAAATTAGCAGATCTATTAGAGGGGATTTATATCTATCTTTTATGATGATGGATATTGATTATTTCAAAAACTACAATGATACTTATGGACATAAAGCTGGAGATGAGGCATTACAAGAGTTTGCAAAAGTTCTAAAAAGCCATAGTAATAGAATAAGCGATTGTGCCTTTAGACTAGGTGGAGAAGAGTTTGGTTTAGTATTTACAGCAGAAGATGAAGAAAAGTCATTAAGATTTGCAGAACTTCTTCGTAAAGATGTTGAAAAGCTAAGAATTGAACATAAAACAAGTAAAGTAGCTGATTATTTAACTGTATCAATTGGATTAGTGGTAAGAAAAGGTAAAAATATCCATGATAGTGCAAACTTATATAAACTAGCAGATGAAGCTTTATACAAAGCAAAAAATGAAGGAAGAAATACTGTAAGAACAAACTAA
- a CDS encoding copper chaperone PCu(A)C, with protein MKLKSLLLLIASASTIYASSITVKNAYVRATPPSLPNSAAFMELHNSSDKDISVMSASSDASKVAELHTHDMKDGVMMMYQVPKIDIKANSSTTLKPGGFHVMLLGLKTKPLKEEMNVEINLNLSNGQTLKVFAPVKKVMAGMKMGHGMNKKSSGMSCGAGKCGSK; from the coding sequence ATGAAACTAAAAAGTTTACTTTTATTAATTGCTAGTGCTAGTACAATTTACGCATCTTCTATTACAGTTAAGAATGCTTATGTAAGAGCAACACCGCCAAGTCTTCCAAATAGTGCTGCATTTATGGAATTACATAACTCTTCAGATAAAGATATTTCTGTTATGAGTGCTTCTTCAGATGCTTCAAAAGTTGCTGAATTACATACTCATGATATGAAAGATGGTGTAATGATGATGTATCAAGTACCAAAGATTGATATTAAAGCTAACTCTTCTACTACATTAAAACCAGGTGGTTTTCATGTAATGTTACTTGGATTAAAAACTAAACCATTAAAAGAAGAGATGAATGTAGAAATTAATTTAAATCTTTCAAATGGACAAACTTTAAAAGTATTTGCTCCTGTAAAAAAAGTAATGGCTGGAATGAAAATGGGTCATGGAATGAATAAAAAGAGTTCTGGTATGTCTTGTGGCGCTGGAAAATGTGGATCAAAATAA
- a CDS encoding SCO family protein, with amino-acid sequence MKKVINYLASALIAIGIIFIAKPYIDNYNDKKQYDFTVTSKTGDLTLDSYNGKVLAIYFGYTYCPDVCPTSLSTLSTALNGFSKDQLDSFEGLFISVDPDRDKLEALDEYASYFHPTFKGATSNKENLDDIVNRYKTYYKKVTLEGSSMDYSVAHTSYIYIFDKNGNFYKKVDHFTNPEELNKVLKALL; translated from the coding sequence ATGAAAAAAGTAATAAACTATTTAGCCTCTGCTTTAATTGCAATTGGTATAATTTTTATAGCAAAACCTTATATTGATAACTATAATGATAAAAAACAGTATGACTTTACTGTAACATCAAAAACTGGTGATTTAACATTAGATTCATATAATGGAAAAGTTTTAGCTATTTATTTTGGATATACATATTGTCCTGATGTTTGCCCAACTTCATTAAGTACTTTATCTACTGCATTAAATGGCTTTTCAAAAGATCAATTAGATAGTTTTGAAGGTTTATTTATTTCTGTTGATCCAGATAGAGATAAACTTGAAGCCTTAGATGAATATGCTAGTTATTTTCATCCTACATTTAAGGGTGCTACATCTAATAAAGAAAATTTAGATGATATTGTAAATAGATATAAAACTTATTATAAAAAAGTAACTTTAGAAGGTTCATCAATGGATTATTCAGTTGCTCATACTTCTTATATTTATATTTTTGATAAAAATGGAAACTTTTACAAAAAAGTTGACCACTTTACAAACCCAGAAGAATTAAACAAAGTATTAAAAGCTCTTTTATAG
- a CDS encoding Spy/CpxP family protein refolding chaperone yields MTKSSKVLTGLVLSSLLATGLYASCNNKKSHEMMNQHSSMKMMKKSSHHGKMMFKSILKDLNLTAEQKTQIKEIVKTSKSKRQGMNTAFSKSSFDQNEFIKIMSEKRDNMIKSKAEMISKIHAVLNAKQKEQFKVLLDLKAEKMQSRYNKG; encoded by the coding sequence ATGACAAAGTCATCAAAAGTATTAACAGGTTTAGTTTTAAGTTCATTATTAGCAACAGGACTTTATGCTTCATGCAATAATAAAAAATCACATGAAATGATGAATCAACACAGCTCAATGAAAATGATGAAAAAATCGTCTCATCATGGAAAAATGATGTTTAAAAGTATTTTAAAAGATTTAAATTTAACAGCTGAACAAAAAACACAAATCAAAGAAATTGTAAAAACATCAAAATCAAAACGTCAAGGTATGAATACGGCATTTTCTAAATCATCTTTTGATCAAAATGAGTTTATAAAAATTATGTCTGAAAAAAGAGATAATATGATAAAATCTAAAGCTGAAATGATTAGTAAAATTCATGCAGTATTAAATGCAAAACAAAAAGAACAATTTAAAGTTTTACTTGATTTAAAAGCTGAAAAAATGCAAAGTAGATATAACAAAGGATAA
- a CDS encoding response regulator transcription factor has translation MIKIAMVEDDIELADVLTQYLKQFNIEVTNYEEPFLALSSLKVNKFDLVILDLTLPGMDGLDVCKIIVKDFDIPIIISSARSDITDKVTALQLGADDYLPKPYDPRELEVRIKTILRRFNHSNIVEKEDNNKIFNLDVEKKEITKNGNYVKLTAAEYEVLSLMLKRENFVISREEIFDNSDLLNQDYENSGSLAVIINRIRHKIEDNPKEPKYLQTIRGMGYKFSQ, from the coding sequence TTGATAAAAATTGCGATGGTAGAAGATGACATAGAATTAGCAGATGTTTTAACCCAATATCTAAAGCAATTTAATATCGAAGTTACAAATTATGAAGAGCCTTTTTTGGCTCTTTCTTCATTAAAAGTAAACAAATTTGATTTAGTAATTTTAGATTTAACTCTTCCTGGAATGGATGGGTTAGATGTATGTAAAATAATTGTAAAAGATTTTGATATACCTATTATTATCTCAAGTGCTAGATCTGATATTACTGATAAAGTTACAGCTTTACAATTAGGAGCTGATGACTACTTACCTAAACCTTACGATCCAAGAGAATTAGAAGTTAGAATAAAAACAATCTTACGAAGATTTAATCATTCTAATATTGTTGAAAAAGAGGATAATAATAAAATCTTTAATCTTGATGTAGAGAAAAAAGAGATTACAAAAAATGGAAATTATGTTAAACTAACAGCAGCAGAGTATGAAGTTTTATCTTTGATGTTAAAACGAGAAAACTTTGTTATTTCTAGAGAAGAAATCTTTGATAATTCAGATTTATTAAATCAGGATTATGAGAATTCTGGCTCATTAGCAGTTATTATTAACAGAATTAGACATAAAATTGAAGATAATCCAAAAGAACCTAAATATCTTCAAACAATCAGAGGAATGGGGTATAAATTTTCACAATGA
- a CDS encoding ArsS family sensor histidine kinase, translated as MNKSSIFFTITVSFIISIILVITSFIVLMTYNYNIQEKALFDRYIPIVKKIMLKHHRGALNYKFAKSLEELDYTMLIKKGNINAITYNPKTKVLIERKSRERNSVFRVLELNDRNYIYMKKKGKTLLIRDNRPAGENSNLYIISVFAIVIITIILMYLITYRKLMPLRILKDKVKTLGDENFDFECCNTEAKDEVSQLGMEFKKAALKLKNVKESRNVFIRNIMHELKTPITKGKFLAEIERNDANDEKLKEVFLRLESLINEFASIEELISSTKNVEKNFYFTDDVIDNAKDILMVEDDAVILKCENKKIDVNFKLFSIAVKNLIDNAIKYSSDKKVTIKNNEDDLIFENAGKHLEHPLEDYFEPFFTHQDSSKDSFGLGLYIVRNILEANNYTLEYEYDYENGLNRFICKKD; from the coding sequence ATGAATAAATCATCAATATTTTTCACAATTACAGTAAGTTTTATCATATCAATTATTTTAGTAATTACAAGTTTTATTGTATTAATGACATATAATTATAATATACAAGAAAAAGCACTTTTTGATAGGTATATACCTATTGTTAAAAAAATAATGTTAAAACATCATCGTGGTGCTCTAAACTACAAATTTGCAAAGAGTTTAGAAGAACTTGATTATACGATGCTTATCAAAAAAGGCAATATAAATGCAATTACTTATAATCCTAAAACAAAAGTATTAATTGAGCGAAAATCAAGAGAGCGAAACTCTGTATTTAGAGTATTAGAGCTAAACGATAGAAACTATATTTATATGAAGAAAAAAGGGAAAACCCTTTTAATTAGAGATAATAGACCAGCAGGTGAAAATAGTAATTTATATATTATTTCAGTTTTTGCAATTGTAATAATAACAATTATATTAATGTATTTAATTACATATAGAAAACTAATGCCATTAAGAATATTAAAAGACAAAGTTAAAACCCTTGGGGATGAAAACTTTGACTTTGAATGTTGTAATACAGAAGCCAAAGATGAAGTATCACAGCTTGGTATGGAGTTTAAAAAAGCAGCTTTAAAACTTAAAAATGTAAAAGAATCAAGAAATGTATTTATTAGAAATATAATGCATGAGTTAAAAACACCAATTACAAAAGGTAAGTTCTTAGCTGAGATTGAAAGAAATGATGCTAATGATGAAAAACTAAAAGAAGTATTTTTACGATTAGAATCACTGATCAATGAATTTGCATCTATTGAAGAACTTATTTCATCTACAAAAAATGTAGAAAAGAATTTCTATTTTACTGATGATGTTATTGATAATGCAAAAGATATTTTAATGGTAGAAGATGATGCTGTAATTTTAAAATGTGAAAACAAAAAAATTGATGTAAACTTCAAATTATTCTCAATTGCAGTAAAGAATTTAATTGATAATGCTATTAAGTATTCATCAGATAAGAAAGTAACTATTAAAAATAATGAAGATGATCTTATCTTTGAAAATGCAGGAAAACATTTAGAACATCCACTAGAAGATTATTTTGAACCATTTTTTACACACCAAGACTCTTCTAAAGATTCTTTTGGGTTAGGTTTGTATATAGTTCGAAATATTTTAGAAGCAAATAACTATACATTAGAATATGAATATGACTATGAAAATGGTCTGAATAGGTTTATTTGTAAAAAGGATTAA